One Setaria viridis chromosome 5, Setaria_viridis_v4.0, whole genome shotgun sequence genomic region harbors:
- the LOC117857008 gene encoding uncharacterized protein — protein sequence MRREGRQHGWVFAVDHSLVDPEGKSRTRAVQVEGAAAANGGFVRAPRKPTNHSKAAVGRAYKGLVGKGEAAGSGRGRSKFKHDEVKMYYLEAEGADDVCDVDA from the coding sequence ATGCGCCGCGAGGGCCGTCAGCACGGGTGGGTGTTCGCCGTCGACCACAGCCTGGTGGACCCGGAGGGCAAGTCCCGCACGCGCGCCGTGCAGGTcgagggcgccgcggcggccaacgGCGGGTTCGTCAGGGCGCCGCGCAAGCCCACCAACCACTCCAaggccgccgtcggccgcgcgTACAAGGGCCTGGTCGGCAAGGGGGAGGCCGCCGGCTCCGGCAGGGGCAGGAGCAAGTTCAAGCACGACGAGGTGAAGATGTACTACCTCGAGGCCGAGGGCGCCGACGATGTGTGCGACGTGGACGCGTGA
- the LOC117857007 gene encoding uncharacterized protein: protein MRREGRQHGWVFAVDRSLVDPEGKSRTRAVQVEGAAAANGGFVKAPRKPTNHSKPTVGRAYKGLIGKGEAGSGRGRSKFKHDEVKMYYLEDEVQGADDAFFDAMQEFYFCR, encoded by the coding sequence ATGCGTCGCGAGGGTCGCCAGCACGGGTGGGTGTTCGCCGTCGACCGCAGCCTGGTGGACCCGGAGGGCAAGTCCCGCACGCGCGCCGTGCAGGTcgagggcgccgcggcggccaacgGCGGGTTCGTCAAGGCGCCGCGCAAGCCCACCAACCACTCCAAGCCCACCGTCGGCCGCGCGTACAAGGGCCTCATCGGCAAGGGGGAGGCCGGATCCGGAAGGGGCAGGAGCAAGTTCAAGCACGACGAGGTCAAGATGTACTACCTCGAGGACGAGGTCCAGGGCGCCGACGACGCCTTCTTCGATGCGATGCAGGAGTTCTACTTCTGTCGTTAG
- the LOC117858300 gene encoding uncharacterized protein: MGRSPCCDKTKVKRGPWSQEEDAVLRSFVERFGNAGNWIALPQKAGLKRCGKSCRLRWLNYLRPELRHGGFTDEEDSLILSLYGDIGSKWSVIASRLPGRTDNDVKNYWNTKLKKRYLASTGEGRPPSPPPPPPPPASDDDSQSRHDEPPPPTPPPLANLDDTEYTGGGAVDDDALLLKSEQLYAELVGLIEQQSSSSAATTPSSSSGTSSPTASSSGSCTGTTVWAPSMDVHDTTLLSESSSSLFDAYGAGDAFGAVYSFQDLLAASYDEITAVTQELQYY; the protein is encoded by the exons ATGGGGCGGTCACCGTGCTGCGACAAGACGAAGGTGAAGCGGGGGCCGTGGTCgcaggaggaggacgccgtCCTCCGGAGCTTCGTCGAGAGGTTCGGCAATGCCGGCAACTGGATCGCCCTGCCACAGAAAGCAG GGCTGAAACGAtgcggcaagagctgccgcCTGCGGTGGCTCAACTACCTCCGCCCAGAGCTCCGGCACGGCGGCTTCACCGACGAGGAAGACAGCCTCATCCTCTCCCTCTACGGCGACATCGGAAGCAA ATGGTCGGTGATCGCGTCCAGGCTCCCCGGACGCACGGACAACGACGtcaagaactactggaacacCAAGCTCAAGAAGAGGTACTTGGCGTCCACAGGAGAAGGAAggccgccatcaccaccaccaccaccaccacctcctgctaGCGACGACGACAGCCAGTCCCGGCACGACGAACCCCCTCCGCCGACTCCACCACCCCTCGCCAATCTCGACGATACGGAGTacacaggcggcggcgccgtcgacgacgacgcgctCCTCCTCAAGTCGGAGCAGCTGTACGCCGAGCTCGTGGGTCTCATCGAGCAGCAGTCGTCGTCGTCAGCCGCGACGAcaccgtcgtcctcgtcgggaACAAGTAGTCCGACGGCAAGCAGTTCAGGTAGCTGCACCGGCACCACCGTGTGGGCGCCCAGCATGGACGTGCACGACACAACACTGCTGTCCGAGTCCAGCAGCAGCCTGTTCGACGCTTACGGTGCTGGTGACGCGTTCGGAGCCGTTTACTCCTTCCAAGACCTCCTGGCCGCGTCTTACGACGAGATTACCGCGGTGACGCAGGAGTTACAGTACTACTGA